In the genome of Podarcis raffonei isolate rPodRaf1 chromosome 17, rPodRaf1.pri, whole genome shotgun sequence, one region contains:
- the KCMF1 gene encoding E3 ubiquitin-protein ligase KCMF1 isoform X1 has translation MSRHEGVSCDACLKGNFRGRRYKCLICYDYDLCASCYESGATTTRHTTDHPMQCILTRVDFDLYYGGEAFSVEQPQSFTCPYCGKMGYTETSLQEHVTSEHAETSTEVICPICAALPGGDPNHVTDDFAAHLTLEHRAPRDLDESSGVRHVRRMFHPGRGLGGPRARRSNMHFTSSSTGGFSSSQSSYSPSNREAMDPIAELLSQLSGVRRSAGGQLNSSGPSASQLQQLQMQLQLERQHAQAARQQLETARNATRRANTSGVTTTITQSTATTNTSNTENSQQAIQNSQFLLTRLNDPKMSEVERQSMESERADRSLFVQELLLSTLMREESSSSDEDERGEVADFGAMGCVDIMPLDVALENLNLKESNKGNEPPPPPL, from the exons gTGTCAGCTGCGATGCATGTTTAAAAGGAAATTTCCGAGGTCGCAGATACAAGTGTTTAATTTGCTACGATTACGATCTGTGTGCATCTTGTTATGAAAGTGGTGCAACGACGACAAGGCATACAACTGACCATCCAATGCAGTGCATACTAACAAGGGTAGATTTTG atttgTACTATGGTGGAGAAGCTTTCTCTGTAGAGCAGCCACAGTCTTTTACTTGTCCTTATTGTGGAAAAATGGGGTATACGGAAACATCTCTTCAAGAACACGTTACTTCAGAACATGCAGAAACATCAACAGAAGTG ATTTGTCCGATATGTGCAGCATTACCAGGAGGAGATCCCAATCATGTTACGGATGACTTTGCAGCTCATCTTACACTGGAACATAGAGCTCCAAGAGATTTA GACGAATCCAGTGGTGTTCGGCATGTACGTAGAATGTTTCACCCAGGCCGGGGTTTGGGTGGCCCTCGCGCACGTAGATCCAACATGCACTTTACTAGCAGTTCCACTGGTGGTTTTTCATCTTCGCAGAGTTCATATTCTCCAAGCAATAGGGAAGCCATGGATCCTATAGCTG AGCTTTTATCTCAGTTGTCCGGTGTGAGGCGTTCTGCAGGGGGACAGCTCAATTCCTCTGGCCCTTCCGCGTCTCAGTTGCAGCAACTGCAGATGCAACTGCAGTTAGAACGGCAGCATGCACAGGCGGCACGGCAACAACTGGAGACTGCACGTAACGCGACAAGGCGCGCCAACACTAGCGGCGTCACCACCACTATTACACAATCCACAGCAACAACCAACACATCCAACACAGAAAACAGTCAGCAGGCTATCCAGAACTCTCAGTTCCTCCTTACAAG GTTGAACGATCCCAAGATGTCTGAAGTAGAGCGTCAGTCAATGGAGAGTGAGCGAGCTGACCGCAGCCTGTTTGTTCAAGAGCTTCTGCTGTCCACTTTAATGCGGGAAGAAAGCTCCTCCTCTGATGAGGACGAGCGTGGGGAGGTTGCCGATTTTGGTGCTATGGGCTGTGTAGATATTATGCCTTTAGATGTTGCTTTAGAAAATCTAAATTTAAAAGAGAGTAATAAAGGAAACgagcctcctccacctcctctttgA
- the KCMF1 gene encoding E3 ubiquitin-protein ligase KCMF1 isoform X2 gives MAGVSCDACLKGNFRGRRYKCLICYDYDLCASCYESGATTTRHTTDHPMQCILTRVDFDLYYGGEAFSVEQPQSFTCPYCGKMGYTETSLQEHVTSEHAETSTEVICPICAALPGGDPNHVTDDFAAHLTLEHRAPRDLDESSGVRHVRRMFHPGRGLGGPRARRSNMHFTSSSTGGFSSSQSSYSPSNREAMDPIAELLSQLSGVRRSAGGQLNSSGPSASQLQQLQMQLQLERQHAQAARQQLETARNATRRANTSGVTTTITQSTATTNTSNTENSQQAIQNSQFLLTRLNDPKMSEVERQSMESERADRSLFVQELLLSTLMREESSSSDEDERGEVADFGAMGCVDIMPLDVALENLNLKESNKGNEPPPPPL, from the exons gTGTCAGCTGCGATGCATGTTTAAAAGGAAATTTCCGAGGTCGCAGATACAAGTGTTTAATTTGCTACGATTACGATCTGTGTGCATCTTGTTATGAAAGTGGTGCAACGACGACAAGGCATACAACTGACCATCCAATGCAGTGCATACTAACAAGGGTAGATTTTG atttgTACTATGGTGGAGAAGCTTTCTCTGTAGAGCAGCCACAGTCTTTTACTTGTCCTTATTGTGGAAAAATGGGGTATACGGAAACATCTCTTCAAGAACACGTTACTTCAGAACATGCAGAAACATCAACAGAAGTG ATTTGTCCGATATGTGCAGCATTACCAGGAGGAGATCCCAATCATGTTACGGATGACTTTGCAGCTCATCTTACACTGGAACATAGAGCTCCAAGAGATTTA GACGAATCCAGTGGTGTTCGGCATGTACGTAGAATGTTTCACCCAGGCCGGGGTTTGGGTGGCCCTCGCGCACGTAGATCCAACATGCACTTTACTAGCAGTTCCACTGGTGGTTTTTCATCTTCGCAGAGTTCATATTCTCCAAGCAATAGGGAAGCCATGGATCCTATAGCTG AGCTTTTATCTCAGTTGTCCGGTGTGAGGCGTTCTGCAGGGGGACAGCTCAATTCCTCTGGCCCTTCCGCGTCTCAGTTGCAGCAACTGCAGATGCAACTGCAGTTAGAACGGCAGCATGCACAGGCGGCACGGCAACAACTGGAGACTGCACGTAACGCGACAAGGCGCGCCAACACTAGCGGCGTCACCACCACTATTACACAATCCACAGCAACAACCAACACATCCAACACAGAAAACAGTCAGCAGGCTATCCAGAACTCTCAGTTCCTCCTTACAAG GTTGAACGATCCCAAGATGTCTGAAGTAGAGCGTCAGTCAATGGAGAGTGAGCGAGCTGACCGCAGCCTGTTTGTTCAAGAGCTTCTGCTGTCCACTTTAATGCGGGAAGAAAGCTCCTCCTCTGATGAGGACGAGCGTGGGGAGGTTGCCGATTTTGGTGCTATGGGCTGTGTAGATATTATGCCTTTAGATGTTGCTTTAGAAAATCTAAATTTAAAAGAGAGTAATAAAGGAAACgagcctcctccacctcctctttgA
- the KCMF1 gene encoding E3 ubiquitin-protein ligase KCMF1 isoform X3 produces the protein MSRHEDLYYGGEAFSVEQPQSFTCPYCGKMGYTETSLQEHVTSEHAETSTEVICPICAALPGGDPNHVTDDFAAHLTLEHRAPRDLDESSGVRHVRRMFHPGRGLGGPRARRSNMHFTSSSTGGFSSSQSSYSPSNREAMDPIAELLSQLSGVRRSAGGQLNSSGPSASQLQQLQMQLQLERQHAQAARQQLETARNATRRANTSGVTTTITQSTATTNTSNTENSQQAIQNSQFLLTRLNDPKMSEVERQSMESERADRSLFVQELLLSTLMREESSSSDEDERGEVADFGAMGCVDIMPLDVALENLNLKESNKGNEPPPPPL, from the exons atttgTACTATGGTGGAGAAGCTTTCTCTGTAGAGCAGCCACAGTCTTTTACTTGTCCTTATTGTGGAAAAATGGGGTATACGGAAACATCTCTTCAAGAACACGTTACTTCAGAACATGCAGAAACATCAACAGAAGTG ATTTGTCCGATATGTGCAGCATTACCAGGAGGAGATCCCAATCATGTTACGGATGACTTTGCAGCTCATCTTACACTGGAACATAGAGCTCCAAGAGATTTA GACGAATCCAGTGGTGTTCGGCATGTACGTAGAATGTTTCACCCAGGCCGGGGTTTGGGTGGCCCTCGCGCACGTAGATCCAACATGCACTTTACTAGCAGTTCCACTGGTGGTTTTTCATCTTCGCAGAGTTCATATTCTCCAAGCAATAGGGAAGCCATGGATCCTATAGCTG AGCTTTTATCTCAGTTGTCCGGTGTGAGGCGTTCTGCAGGGGGACAGCTCAATTCCTCTGGCCCTTCCGCGTCTCAGTTGCAGCAACTGCAGATGCAACTGCAGTTAGAACGGCAGCATGCACAGGCGGCACGGCAACAACTGGAGACTGCACGTAACGCGACAAGGCGCGCCAACACTAGCGGCGTCACCACCACTATTACACAATCCACAGCAACAACCAACACATCCAACACAGAAAACAGTCAGCAGGCTATCCAGAACTCTCAGTTCCTCCTTACAAG GTTGAACGATCCCAAGATGTCTGAAGTAGAGCGTCAGTCAATGGAGAGTGAGCGAGCTGACCGCAGCCTGTTTGTTCAAGAGCTTCTGCTGTCCACTTTAATGCGGGAAGAAAGCTCCTCCTCTGATGAGGACGAGCGTGGGGAGGTTGCCGATTTTGGTGCTATGGGCTGTGTAGATATTATGCCTTTAGATGTTGCTTTAGAAAATCTAAATTTAAAAGAGAGTAATAAAGGAAACgagcctcctccacctcctctttgA